One Paramisgurnus dabryanus chromosome 8, PD_genome_1.1, whole genome shotgun sequence DNA window includes the following coding sequences:
- the LOC135770518 gene encoding BEN domain-containing protein 5-like: MLCLRYHDTFVTSFHPLGCSTSLDTIKTPDMSDFKSAAVTYQTSGEISENQEVEIGEGLVISMEKWKKIQLNMKDSLFVKELAVCIWGSSTLANRSLEGKSCPTTKSTPRPPLTPHKYRTLKSCFQKWLEGKNLDEEELKNRVGKLGRYVTEKIQDINKRKKKV; encoded by the exons ATGTTGTGTTTGAGGTATCATGATACATTTGTTACTTCCTTCCATCCCTTAGGGTGCAGCACGTCTTTGGACACCATCAAAACCCCAGACATGTCTG ATTTCAAATCTGCAGCTGTGACTTATCAAACCTCTGGAGAAATTTCAGAAAACCAAGAG GTTGAAATTGGTGAAGGTCTGGTGATAAGCATggaaaaatggaaaaaaattcAATTAAACATGAAAGACAGCCTGTTTGTCAAGGAGTTGGCAGTCTGCATTTGGGGGTCGAGCACATTGGCCAACCGAAGCCTTGAGGGAAAAAGTTGCCCCACCACCAAATCCACTCCTAGGCCCCCTTTAACACCCCACAAATACAGAACACTTAAAA GTTGCTTTCAAAAGTGGCTGGAGGGTAAAAATTTAGATGAGGAAGAACTGAAGAACAGAGTGGGAAAGCTGGGGCGATACGTCACTGAAAAAATACAAGACATCaacaaaaggaaaaaaaaagtttaa